Sequence from the Rhodothermia bacterium genome:
CCGACTGCGCAAATGCTGGGAACACCAATCTCAACCGCACGTCTTTATCTGGGTTAATGATCCATTGCACATTGTGACGTTTGAACACCTCACCGAGTTTGAGGGGATTCACCACCTCGTCGGCAGTGATCACTTGTTCTTCCCATTTCTCCAGACGATCTGCTCGCACCGTAGGCCCTACCCATAAAACATCTAGGTGAACTTCGCCACCACACACGCTAAACATCAAATTAAAGCCTTCATTTTTGATAGAATTGCGAATACGGCGTAGCAAGAAGAGCAATCCTTGTAGCCAAGCGTTACGATCGCCCTCCATCCACGCCCCACCTTGGGCATTGGCCCAGCGGATTTTCAAATCGGATTGGCCACCAAGTTGTTCTTTTAAGTAGGTCTCCCAATCGAGCAAGTGCATGACTTCTAAAGGTACACTGGATTTGCGCTCATTTATCCAATCTTCTTGGACATCTTCGACATGACGAGACAAGGTAAGTGCTTGTTCATAAATGATTTGCCGAAACTGCTGAGTGACCAATTCATCCATTTCTGGATAGGCCATCATGGTCTCGATTGCCGCTCTAATTCCGGAAACATGGGATCGGACTTGCTCGATGGTGGTTTGCAGGGTATAAACTGGAACTCCCTGTTCGGCCTCTTCTTGTAATGCCTCAAATTTAAAGACAATCTGATCTTTGATGAGGCCATTTTCCAAAACAGGCAATAGCTCAATATCCAGAAATACAGACGTTTTTGACCTTGCCACAAAATGGAACTTTGGGTCATCTGTATCTATACGGTCTTCTAAAGCAAGAAACGCATCTTCCAAGATTTGCGGGTTTAATATCTCAGAGAGGTATTTTGACGATGCGACCGATCTTGCTCCTCCCAAGCCTAAAAGGTGTTCAGCAGATTTACTGCTTGCCAAAATTCGTCCATCCCGCCTACAAACGACCACGCCGATACGGATATGGTCTAACAAAATCCCAAAAGCACCCTCAAAATGATTCATAAAATGACAACAATGCGGATCAGTTTGCCAATAAAGATTCCACCTGATCCATAAGCGATTGAATGGCAAAGGGCTTGGTGAGGTAGGCATCAGCCCCGACGGCCTTGCCCTTCTCAATGTCAGCTATACGTCCCTTTGCCGTGAGCAGCAACACTTTCGTTCGGTCTAACCTTGTTTCATGCCGGATTGATTGGCAGATTTCATAGCCATTTTTCCCGGGCAGCATCACATCCAAGATCACCAAATCCGGCGCGTGGTTTTCGAGAATGGTCATGGCCTCGTTCCCGTCTCGCGCAATAATGGGCGCGAAACCCTTTTGTTTCAGCAAAAATTCGAGGGTCACAACAATGCTCGGTTCGTCTTCCACAATCAAGATTTGATGATTCATGACGATGCAGGGTTTTAGGGGTTAATGCAGGGATGTATTTTTTCAATTCATAGCGTCAGACAACACATTTTTCAAGCGGGCAAGGTTTTGGTTTTTTGTGACAATTGTGCTTCCAAGGGAATGGTAAAGCAGAAGGTTGCTCCTTTTCCCAAAACACTTTCCACCCAAATTTTGCCTTTGTGCGCCGCCACAATCCGTTTACAGATGGCCAACCCTAACCCACTTCCTGTAGGTCTTCCGCGCTGAGTATGGGCCACTTGGTGAAACTTCTCGAAGATTAACTTTTGTTCCTCATCCGAAATCCCGACGCCTTCATCTCGCACACAGAATTGCACAACTTGCCCATCCTTCTGCGCAACGAGTTGGATATTCCCTTCGGGTTCATCGGAGAACTTCAAAGCATTGGAGAGCAAGTTAACCAAAACTTGAATAAGCCGATCGCGGTCTGCTTGAAGCATGATAGGAAATTCGGGGGGCACAAGCAAGAGGTTCACTTTTTTCTGGAGCGCGAGTGCCTCCATGCCCTTCACTGCCTCTTGCATCATCTCGGTCAGGTCAAACGAAGAGACCACCCATTCTGCAGTATCGGACTCTGTTTTTTCCATGTCCAAAACATCGTTGATCAACCTTGTGAGTCGTTCGCTTTCACGAATGATGAGTCCCAAAAATTCTGTTCGCTGTGCAAGCGGTAAATTTTCGTTCATCAACATTATTTCGGTTAGTGCGCGGATAGAAGTTAAAGGAGTTCGAAGTTCATGAGTTACAGTAGAAACGAAGTCATCCTTCATCTTGTCTAATTCCTTGAGTTGCTCGTTTGCCCTTCTCAATTCGGTAGAGGCCAATTCGAGTGCGTGCGACTTTTCCTCCAGTTCACGGCTATACTGAATAACTTGCCTGGTTTCATCGAGCATGTGCATTAATTCCTCAACGGCAAGGGGCCCTTCTTTGACCACACTTGCCACCATTACCCGCGCCGACGCAGAGCCAATAACGGCACTAAGTTGTGTCTCGGTAAACTGCACCAATTCCGCAAGTTCATTATTCTTATTGGCTCCGCCTTCTAACCGCACCTGTTGATGAAACCGATTGAGCAACTCGGTGGAGCGCCGCCTTCCTAAAAAGCGTTTTAGGAGATTTTCCAAGTCTTCGGCACGGGCTTGCCCTTTCCATGCTACTCCTGGTAGAGCTTGTTTCTGCTTGAGTACATCCACAAAGGCAAATGCTTGTTTTTGTTCTTCAAACGACTGTTTTGTGAAGAGCGAAACCCCTACATAAGCCATCATATTAAACAAAAAACTCCAAAAAAGTGCATGTGAAAGCGAACTATAATCTGTTTGACCAAAAAGCGCATAAGGTCGTAACCAAGAAAGTCCAAAATACCCATCGGTGATAATCGAACGACTTACCCAGCCCGACTCAGCCAATGATGGAATGAGTAGGGTAATGGTCCAAATCAGAAATCCGACCAAAACCCCAGACATAGCCCCAAATTTTGTAGCTTGCTTCCAAAAAAGCCCTCCAAATACGGCAGGCGCAAACTGCGCAATAGCCGCAAACGATATAAGCCCTAAATTTACAAGGGTATAGCTTGTGGGAACTAATTTAAAATAGCCATACCCCAGAGCTAAAATCCCCACGATCGCGGTACGTCTAATGAAAAGTAAAAACCGAGGAACCACCACCCTTTCACCCAGATTTAGATTCCTTAGGCGCAACAATGTAGGAACGATCAGATCGTTAGAGACCATGGTACTTAAGGTGATGGTGGCCACGATTACCATCCCCGTCGCTGCGGAAAGCCCACCCAAGAACGTAAGAATAGAGATTACAGGCTGTCCAGCCGCAATGGGTAAAGCAAGTACAAATCCATCCGCCGCTTGTGTATTTCCGAAATATATGCGCCCTCCGAGTGCAATCGGCAAGACAAAGAGATTGATCAGCAATAAGTACAATGGAAACAACCACATGGCTTTGTTGATGTGCGACTCCGAAACGTTTTCTACAACGGCCATATGGAACTGTCTTGGGAGCAAAATAACCACTAAGGCAGACAAAATGGTCATCCACATAAGATCGGGATAGGTGGAAGGATCAAAGCGGAACAAATGTTCTAAGGAAGGATTTTTCTGGGCTTGGGTAAAAATGTCATCGTAGCCATCAAACATGCCATAGGTGACGAAGCCTCCTACCAGCAAAAACGTTAGCAGTTTTACTATAGATTCAAAGGTGATGGCGGCTACCATTCCTTCGTGTCGTTCCAAGGGGTTTAGGTGCCGGGTTCCAAATAAGATTGCAAAAAGTGCCAAAGCAATGGCCACATAAAATGCCGTCTGGCCGCCCGTATCCGTTGTACCCGTGATGATGAGAAAGCTATACGAGATGGCCTTTAATTGTAGCGCGATATAGGGAATACCGCCAAAAACTGCAATAACGGTAATAATACCTCCTAATGTTGCACTCTTGCCATAGCGAGACGCCACAAAGTCCGCAATAGAAGTAATCCTGTAGCGTTTAGAAATCCGAATCATTTTGCGGAGAATGAGCCACGAAAGCGGCATCATTAAGGTGGGGCCAACAAAAATAGGCAAAAAACCAATCCCCTCGCTTGCAGCCCTACCCACACTGCCATAAAACGTCCACGCGGTGCAATAAACGGCCAATGAAAGAGCATAACCATAGGCATTCCCCACAATACTCCTCCCTTTCTCCGCACGACGATCCCCCCACCACGCAATAGCAAAAAGCATGGCCAAGTAGAGCATAGCAATTAAAAAGATGACCCAAGAAGGAAGCATGTCGGTTAGTCTGGAGGGTTATTGTCCGAAAAAAAATCCGCCATCAACGCAATTAACCCGATAAATAGCAACCAAGCTAAAAAAATATACACAAACAGCATTGGAATCCCACCTATTTTCCCGCCATAACCAAACAGGTTAAACATGGGATAACTGAACAGCGTTAAACCCAAGAAAAACAAGGAAATAAGACGTTGCGACTTCATGGGATTGCGGGTTATCGGAATAGCATCAGTCTAAAGTACGCAAGAACAGATGGCTTGACAAACGCTTGAGAGGGTTTTGAAATTAAGTGGTATCCATTTTCATGAGCGAGGTCAGAATGTCTTGGTTCTTTCCAAACCACTCCGAAACCACCTTTCTTACGGAACGCGCGTCCTTTTGGATCAGTACACGATCGGCTATTTCTTTGGCTTCTTGGAAGTTGATATTGCGAATAATCCGTTTAATTTGGGGAATAAACACGGGAGATACACTGAAGGCATCTAACCCCATCCCCAAGAGCAACGGTGTGGCCAATGGATTTGCTGCGAATTCTCCGCACATGCCCACAAAGATACCTTTTTGGTGAGCTGCTCGAATGGTATTTGAAATTAATTGCAAAACAGCGGGGTGCATTTCGTCGAAGCGGTTTGCCACCAAATCGTTTCCTCGATCTACAGCAAGAACATATTGTGTTAGGTCATTGGTTCCGATAGAAAAAAAATCAACTTCATCCGCAAATTGATCTGCCAAGAGCGCCACCGATGGTACTTCTACCATAATCCCCACCTGCATTTGCGCATCAAATGGGTGTCCTTCCTCCGTTAATTCTATCTTGATTTTAGCGATAAGACGCTTAATGGCACGCACTTCGCCAATATTGGTGACCATAGGGATCATCAGCCTTGTAGGGCCAAAGACCGATGCACGTAAAATGGCTCGTATTTGTGTCCGCAACAGTGGTTGCCGATCCAGTAATATCCGCACGCCACGCCATCCCAAAAAAGGGTTTGGCTCATGTTTACCAAGCGGCAGTACTTTATCACCTCCTAAGTCTATGAGACGGAACGTGGCCACGTAAGGCGTTGTCGCCGCTAAAACTTCTTTATAAAAGATAAATTGCTCCTCCTCGCTGAGTGCCCTCCCTTGCGCCAAATACATCATCTCGGTACGTAGCAATCCCACTCCTTCCGCATGGTAAGTTGCCAACTGCGGTAGCTCAGAACTAAATTCAATATTGGCCCGCAGGTGAACCCGATGTCCATCTAAGGTTTCGGCGGGCAAGTTTTTAAGTTCCAATTGTTGATCGAGGAGTTTGCTATATTTTGCTTGCTTTTCCCGATAACGTTGAATGGTTTCTGGTGTTGGATTGACCACCAAAATGCCCGAAAAGCCATCTACTATCGCCCAATCTCCCTCTTTTAACACCCGCACGGCTTCCCAGCCTAACGAGATTATAGCGGGAACCCCCAAGGCGCGCGCCATTATAGAGGCATGAGAGGTTGCGCCACCGAAATCCATCACACAGCCCAGTACCTGTCTTTTACTAAAGAGAACCAAATCGGCTGCCGTCAAATTTTGGGCGACAACAATTCGATGTTGTTGGATTTTGGACATCAACCGCTTTTGTTGAAGCGCCCTTAAAACGCGGTCTTTTACCTCTCGGAACTCGTGTGCGCGATCACGTAGGTAGGCATTTCCACTGGTCTCCATCTGCACGATGTGTCGCTCCATATTCACCTGAACCGCATATTCTGCATTACAGACCTCTTCTAAAATGAAGCGGCGCACGGCTTGGGTAAATACAGGGTCTTCTAAAATTTGGATTTGCGCTTCAAAGATAGAAGCACTGTCAGAGCCAATTTTCTCCTCGGCAACGGCGGCCACTTTTTTTAGCTCATACTTTGAGCGCTCCAAGGCTTCATCGAGACGCACCTGCTCGGCGGGTATTTCCTCGATGCACAAGGCTTTGCGCTCCGACTGCGGCTGTGACCTTGAAAACAAGTAGGCCGGTGAAATGGCAAAACCCGGTGAAATGGCAATACCTTGAAAGGTATGTTCTGTGGGGGGATGGGTATCAGCTTCGTCCATTTGGGCTATACCTTGCACTTAGTTTGGAGAATTAGGACGAGCAAGTTCCGCATTAGACATCATGGCTTCTTCCCCAAAACCATCCTCAAATAGACCACAAATGCGGTCTGCGGCTTCGTTTTCATCCTCGCCATCAAAGACGAGATGAAGCGTAGCACCCGGCTCTGCAGCCAAGGTCATCACGCCAATTATGCTTTTGCCATTAATCTCAAAACCATCCTTCTCAATAAAAAAATCTGATTTAAAGTGCGAGGCTGCTTTCACCAATGAGGAAGACGGGCGGGTGTGAAGCCCTGCTCTATTCCGGACGACGACAGTTCTTGTGATCATAGCTTGCGATGTTGGAGGGACGCTAAGAGTACCTGCAATGTATCTAAATTTGATGACGAAGGCAAGTATAAAAGCGCATCTTGTGCTTGCTTGAAGTGACTTGAGACCAAGTTCTCGGCATCTCGCAATACCTCCAGTTCCTGCATTAGTTGCTCCGCTTTAGGAACCTCGTTGGGCGGAAGGCCGCCTGAAAGCACCTCTTGGAAGAAGGCTTTTTCGGCTCCTTCTGCTCGCTGCAAGGCCGTAAGTAAGAGCCATGTCCGTTTTCCTTGAATTAAATCGCCTCCTTTTTGTTTGCCAAAACCTGCCGGAGCCGTTAGGTCTAATAAATCATCCTGCACCTGAAAACCCAAACCCAGATGAAGTCCCACCGCCGATAGATGCCCCATTTCTTCCTGAGAGGCCCTACCAAGCAGGCCACCTAATTCAAATGCGCATCGGAGCAGTGCAGCCGTTTTACCGTCTATCATGTCTAAATATTGCGAGATAGAAACTTCCATCCGTTGTTCAAACACCATATCCAGCATTTGCCCCTCGCAAAGACGCATGACCATTTTATGAAACTGACGAATCATCTCGCTCAATTGCGGGCTTCCTGTTTGCGCGAGCAGGTCATAGGCCATTCCCATCATCAAGTCTCCACTAAGAATGGCCACGTTTTCATCCCATTTGCGATGTACCGTAGAGCGGCCTCGGCGCGTATCGGCTTTGTCCATAATGTCGTCATGGACAAGGGTAAAGTTATGAAACACCTCAATGGCCAAAGCAGCAGGCATGGCTTTTTCTGCGGAAACCCCAAACAGTCCAGCGGAAAGCAACACACAAATGGGTCGGATGCGTTTCCCACCGGCAGCAAAAGTATAACGGACGGGGTCGTACAATTCCGGAGGATCAATCGGAAACACGAGATTTTGGAGGGCAGTTTCTACCTGCTGAGACAAAAAATGGAGTTGTTCCTGGGGCGCCATAAGGTTGGTCTGTTTAAAAAAAATGC
This genomic interval carries:
- a CDS encoding polyprenyl synthetase family protein, translated to MAPQEQLHFLSQQVETALQNLVFPIDPPELYDPVRYTFAAGGKRIRPICVLLSAGLFGVSAEKAMPAALAIEVFHNFTLVHDDIMDKADTRRGRSTVHRKWDENVAILSGDLMMGMAYDLLAQTGSPQLSEMIRQFHKMVMRLCEGQMLDMVFEQRMEVSISQYLDMIDGKTAALLRCAFELGGLLGRASQEEMGHLSAVGLHLGLGFQVQDDLLDLTAPAGFGKQKGGDLIQGKRTWLLLTALQRAEGAEKAFFQEVLSGGLPPNEVPKAEQLMQELEVLRDAENLVSSHFKQAQDALLYLPSSSNLDTLQVLLASLQHRKL
- a CDS encoding histidine kinase; this translates as MLPSWVIFLIAMLYLAMLFAIAWWGDRRAEKGRSIVGNAYGYALSLAVYCTAWTFYGSVGRAASEGIGFLPIFVGPTLMMPLSWLILRKMIRISKRYRITSIADFVASRYGKSATLGGIITVIAVFGGIPYIALQLKAISYSFLIITGTTDTGGQTAFYVAIALALFAILFGTRHLNPLERHEGMVAAITFESIVKLLTFLLVGGFVTYGMFDGYDDIFTQAQKNPSLEHLFRFDPSTYPDLMWMTILSALVVILLPRQFHMAVVENVSESHINKAMWLFPLYLLLINLFVLPIALGGRIYFGNTQAADGFVLALPIAAGQPVISILTFLGGLSAATGMVIVATITLSTMVSNDLIVPTLLRLRNLNLGERVVVPRFLLFIRRTAIVGILALGYGYFKLVPTSYTLVNLGLISFAAIAQFAPAVFGGLFWKQATKFGAMSGVLVGFLIWTITLLIPSLAESGWVSRSIITDGYFGLSWLRPYALFGQTDYSSLSHALFWSFLFNMMAYVGVSLFTKQSFEEQKQAFAFVDVLKQKQALPGVAWKGQARAEDLENLLKRFLGRRRSTELLNRFHQQVRLEGGANKNNELAELVQFTETQLSAVIGSASARVMVASVVKEGPLAVEELMHMLDETRQVIQYSRELEEKSHALELASTELRRANEQLKELDKMKDDFVSTVTHELRTPLTSIRALTEIMLMNENLPLAQRTEFLGLIIRESERLTRLINDVLDMEKTESDTAEWVVSSFDLTEMMQEAVKGMEALALQKKVNLLLVPPEFPIMLQADRDRLIQVLVNLLSNALKFSDEPEGNIQLVAQKDGQVVQFCVRDEGVGISDEEQKLIFEKFHQVAHTQRGRPTGSGLGLAICKRIVAAHKGKIWVESVLGKGATFCFTIPLEAQLSQKTKTLPA
- a CDS encoding HPr family phosphocarrier protein → MITRTVVVRNRAGLHTRPSSSLVKAASHFKSDFFIEKDGFEINGKSIIGVMTLAAEPGATLHLVFDGEDENEAADRICGLFEDGFGEEAMMSNAELARPNSPN
- the ptsP gene encoding phosphoenolpyruvate--protein phosphotransferase, whose protein sequence is MQGIAQMDEADTHPPTEHTFQGIAISPGFAISPAYLFSRSQPQSERKALCIEEIPAEQVRLDEALERSKYELKKVAAVAEEKIGSDSASIFEAQIQILEDPVFTQAVRRFILEEVCNAEYAVQVNMERHIVQMETSGNAYLRDRAHEFREVKDRVLRALQQKRLMSKIQQHRIVVAQNLTAADLVLFSKRQVLGCVMDFGGATSHASIMARALGVPAIISLGWEAVRVLKEGDWAIVDGFSGILVVNPTPETIQRYREKQAKYSKLLDQQLELKNLPAETLDGHRVHLRANIEFSSELPQLATYHAEGVGLLRTEMMYLAQGRALSEEEQFIFYKEVLAATTPYVATFRLIDLGGDKVLPLGKHEPNPFLGWRGVRILLDRQPLLRTQIRAILRASVFGPTRLMIPMVTNIGEVRAIKRLIAKIKIELTEEGHPFDAQMQVGIMVEVPSVALLADQFADEVDFFSIGTNDLTQYVLAVDRGNDLVANRFDEMHPAVLQLISNTIRAAHQKGIFVGMCGEFAANPLATPLLLGMGLDAFSVSPVFIPQIKRIIRNINFQEAKEIADRVLIQKDARSVRKVVSEWFGKNQDILTSLMKMDTT
- a CDS encoding response regulator; protein product: MNHQILIVEDEPSIVVTLEFLLKQKGFAPIIARDGNEAMTILENHAPDLVILDVMLPGKNGYEICQSIRHETRLDRTKVLLLTAKGRIADIEKGKAVGADAYLTKPFAIQSLMDQVESLLAN